A DNA window from Rhodanobacteraceae bacterium contains the following coding sequences:
- a CDS encoding IS110 family transposase: MNLDPAEVGDMPVASNAIAIPEGLDELDVLPRAGLSDLREHAATVSRQYSVFHNVQAERVPLHDSCGIGVLRQRKPLILRDHPGSAGLRNARKVSNRGVQRPKMHFVPVKTLGQQDLQLLGRVRSKLVSQRTELISQVRGLASEYGVTFPTSRAALMAGLPLALEDADNGLTQLARFALLNVLEDIRALDSRLAALTLQTAALAKQEPAYARLLTVPGFGPVVAPTFIAAVGDGKQFEHGRDVSAWLGMVPKQHGTGGKVQLMRISKNGDRDLRTLLIHGARAVLRWVDRRDDAMSRWLVSLRARRGEARTIVALANKLATRSERCRRNRAESAASGRRSCCQHRRDQAPIGSGISRRTCQKNLIFGCPLLSCSRAFAVGSFRARRTQRDTQW; encoded by the coding sequence GTGAACCTCGACCCGGCCGAGGTTGGCGACATGCCGGTGGCGAGCAACGCCATCGCCATCCCGGAAGGCCTCGACGAGCTGGATGTACTGCCTCGGGCCGGACTTAGTGATCTTCGCGAACATGCCGCCACGGTATCACGCCAATACAGCGTATTCCATAATGTTCAAGCTGAACGCGTGCCACTACACGATAGTTGCGGAATCGGCGTCCTCAGACAGCGCAAGCCATTGATCCTGCGAGACCACCCAGGCAGCGCCGGACTGCGAAACGCGCGAAAGGTGTCGAACCGGGGGGTACAGCGCCCGAAGATGCACTTCGTTCCGGTCAAGACTCTCGGCCAGCAGGATCTGCAGTTGCTCGGCCGTGTGCGCAGCAAGCTTGTATCGCAACGCACCGAACTGATCAGTCAGGTGCGTGGTTTGGCCAGCGAGTATGGAGTCACCTTCCCGACCAGTCGCGCCGCATTGATGGCAGGCTTGCCGCTGGCGCTGGAGGATGCCGACAACGGGCTGACCCAGTTGGCGCGGTTCGCCTTGCTCAACGTACTGGAAGATATCCGCGCGCTCGATTCGCGTCTGGCAGCGCTGACCTTGCAGACCGCTGCGCTCGCCAAGCAGGAGCCGGCGTACGCACGGTTGCTGACCGTGCCCGGCTTCGGGCCGGTGGTCGCGCCGACGTTCATCGCTGCGGTCGGCGACGGCAAGCAATTCGAGCACGGGCGGGATGTGTCCGCCTGGCTGGGCATGGTCCCCAAGCAACACGGCACTGGCGGCAAAGTGCAGTTGATGCGCATCTCCAAAAATGGCGATCGCGATCTACGCACGCTGCTCATCCATGGCGCCAGAGCCGTATTGCGCTGGGTAGACCGCCGCGACGATGCCATGAGCCGTTGGCTGGTGAGCTTGAGAGCTCGGCGTGGCGAAGCGCGCACCATCGTCGCTCTCGCCAACAAACTGGCGACACGCAGTGAAAGGTGCCGGCGGAACCGGGCGGAATCAGCAGCGAGCGGGCGTAGGTCATGCTGCCAGCATCGTCGCGACCAAGCGCCGATTGGATCGGGAATCAGTCGCAGGACGTGTCAGAAAAATCTGATTTTTGGCTGTCCTTTGCTCTCGTGCTCTCGTGCTTTCGCGGTGGGAAGTTTTAGGGCACGCCGCACGCAGCGCGACACGCAGTGGTAG
- a CDS encoding transposase, whose protein sequence is MKAKLVGIDLAKSVFQVCVIALSGSVLFNKKFTRAKFLEWLKDLEPTTVAMEACATGHFWVASCWRPGTWCA, encoded by the coding sequence ATGAAGGCTAAACTGGTTGGTATCGACCTGGCAAAGAGTGTTTTCCAGGTTTGCGTGATTGCGCTGAGCGGCAGCGTGTTGTTCAACAAGAAGTTCACGCGGGCCAAGTTTCTTGAGTGGCTCAAGGATCTGGAGCCCACGACGGTCGCGATGGAAGCGTGCGCAACGGGTCACTTCTGGGTCGCAAGTTGCTGGCGGCCGGGCACATGGTGCGCTTGA
- a CDS encoding copper-translocating P-type ATPase, translating into MDKGRIAVAAKEEWRVGIAGMTCASCVARAERALNRLPGVAAASVNLATGWARVSGAAELARDDISAAIAKAGFEAVWPPEDPDTGLALEAPRPRVDSERRHLMIAAMLSAPLVLPMLGLLFGVHWMLPGWLQLGLATPVQFWLGARFYRAGWGALKSGSGNMDLLVAIGTSAAYGLSVYQLLAVDARHGEAHLYFEASAVVITLVLLGKWLEGRARRQASEAIQALQTLRPDTARVIRDGVERELPIAQVRVDDRVRVLPGERIAVDGRVEDGRSHVDESLLTGESLPLAKEPGATVIAGAVNGEGLLLLRTTAVGAETALARIIRLVEDAQARKAPIQRIVDRVSAVFVPVVAAIALLTLLGWGLAAGDWSRAILHAVSVLVIACPCALGLATPTAILAGTGVAARAGILIKDAEALELARSVRTVVFDKTGTLTLGQPRLLALAATDGDEDALLRTAAALQAGSEHPLARAVLAAARERQLASPVGFDVRAVAGRGIQAQVDGRLWRLGSERWMQELRVDRSPLASQAAEQQSAGRSIAWLADADGCVHGLLSFGDQARPESAAAVRALDRMGIRSVLISGDHRAAADTLARSVGIHEVRADVLPEHKADAVRELAAHGPVAMVGDGVNDAPALAAATAGFAMGSGTDVAMHAAGVTLMRPDPRLVADAIDLSRRTTRKIHQNLFWAFIYNLIGIPLAAAGLLNPVIAGAAMAFSSVSVVGNTLLLRRWRPSSARA; encoded by the coding sequence ATGGACAAGGGCAGGATCGCGGTGGCTGCGAAAGAGGAATGGCGGGTGGGCATCGCAGGAATGACCTGCGCCTCCTGTGTCGCAAGGGCCGAGCGAGCACTCAACAGGCTGCCCGGCGTGGCGGCGGCAAGCGTGAACCTGGCTACTGGGTGGGCTCGGGTGAGCGGTGCCGCAGAGCTGGCTCGCGATGACATCTCCGCGGCGATCGCAAAAGCCGGCTTCGAAGCCGTGTGGCCTCCCGAGGACCCGGATACTGGCCTCGCACTCGAAGCGCCACGGCCGCGAGTGGACTCAGAGCGGCGCCACCTGATGATCGCTGCAATGCTGAGCGCGCCGTTGGTGTTGCCGATGCTCGGGTTGTTGTTCGGCGTGCACTGGATGCTGCCGGGCTGGCTGCAGCTGGGGCTGGCGACGCCGGTGCAGTTCTGGCTGGGCGCCCGCTTCTATCGCGCTGGCTGGGGTGCGCTGAAGTCCGGCAGTGGCAACATGGACCTGCTGGTGGCCATCGGTACCAGTGCGGCCTACGGGCTCAGCGTGTACCAACTGCTCGCGGTGGACGCACGCCACGGCGAAGCGCATCTGTATTTCGAGGCGTCGGCGGTGGTGATCACGCTGGTGCTGTTGGGCAAGTGGCTCGAGGGGCGTGCGCGGCGGCAGGCCAGCGAGGCGATCCAGGCACTGCAGACGCTGCGGCCGGACACGGCGCGGGTGATTCGCGATGGCGTCGAGCGTGAATTGCCGATCGCCCAGGTGCGCGTGGACGATCGCGTGCGCGTGCTGCCAGGCGAGCGCATCGCGGTGGATGGTCGGGTAGAGGACGGCCGCAGCCATGTCGACGAGTCCTTGCTGACGGGAGAGTCGCTGCCGCTGGCGAAGGAGCCGGGCGCGACGGTGATCGCCGGCGCGGTCAACGGCGAAGGCCTGCTGCTGCTGCGTACCACCGCGGTCGGCGCTGAAACTGCGCTGGCGCGAATCATCCGGCTGGTGGAGGACGCGCAAGCGCGCAAGGCGCCGATCCAGCGGATCGTCGACCGCGTCAGCGCCGTGTTCGTGCCGGTGGTGGCCGCGATCGCGCTGCTGACCCTGCTGGGCTGGGGTCTGGCCGCAGGCGACTGGAGCCGCGCGATCCTGCACGCCGTGTCGGTCCTGGTGATCGCCTGCCCCTGTGCGCTCGGTCTGGCGACACCCACGGCAATCCTGGCCGGTACCGGTGTGGCCGCCCGTGCCGGCATCCTGATCAAGGACGCCGAAGCGCTGGAACTGGCGCGCAGTGTGCGCACGGTGGTTTTCGACAAGACCGGCACGCTGACGCTGGGCCAGCCGCGGCTGCTTGCGCTGGCCGCGACTGATGGCGACGAGGATGCGCTGCTGCGCACGGCGGCGGCGCTGCAAGCGGGCAGCGAACATCCGCTGGCCCGCGCCGTGCTGGCTGCGGCGCGCGAGCGCCAGCTCGCCTCGCCGGTCGGCTTTGATGTGCGTGCGGTCGCCGGTCGCGGCATCCAGGCGCAGGTCGATGGCCGTCTCTGGCGCCTGGGCAGCGAGCGCTGGATGCAGGAGCTCCGGGTCGATCGGTCGCCGCTGGCGTCCCAGGCCGCCGAGCAGCAGTCGGCCGGACGCAGCATTGCCTGGCTCGCGGACGCGGACGGATGCGTCCACGGGCTGCTGTCCTTCGGCGACCAGGCACGCCCGGAGTCGGCCGCGGCGGTGCGCGCGCTGGATCGAATGGGCATTCGCAGCGTGCTGATTTCGGGCGACCACCGGGCCGCCGCTGACACGCTGGCGCGCTCGGTGGGCATCCACGAGGTACGTGCCGACGTGTTGCCCGAACACAAGGCGGATGCAGTGCGCGAACTGGCGGCGCACGGACCGGTGGCGATGGTCGGCGATGGCGTCAACGACGCACCGGCGCTGGCGGCCGCGACCGCGGGCTTCGCGATGGGCAGCGGCACCGACGTCGCCATGCACGCCGCCGGCGTGACCCTGATGCGCCCCGACCCGCGGCTGGTGGCCGATGCGATCGATCTGTCGCGCCGGACCACGCGCAAGATCCACCAGAACCTGTTCTGGGCCTTCATCTACAACCTGATCGGCATTCCGCTGGCCGCCGCGGGGCTGCTGAATCCGGTCATTGCCGGCGCGGCCATGGCCTTCTCCAGCGTCAGCGTGGTCGGCAACACCCTGTTGCTGCGGCGCTGGCGGCCCTCGTCTGCGCGCGCTTGA
- a CDS encoding IS66 family transposase codes for MVLASTDVVPRADYEAALARAESAEARLAALEQQLAALKRQRFGASSENADQLTMFGNADIELIEQEIRSEQPVTPKKTVTERQRLVLPKGLPEERVEVDLPESEKVAADGAPLKRIGEEVTVKLCFKPAVFFKKLIVRPKYADPRQPEAGVRCARLPAQLIDGSHLDASLGAHLLVSKYADHLPLFRIEEIYSRGGVAIPRSTLSDWVIALSGWLKPLVLRLHAALMQQKVIHVDETVLPLQSVGRTISARAWAYVGRDPAIVVYDFTVDKAGQHVRDFLRSWKGGWLQADAASNYDELYRQRPEILEVGCWAHARRKFFEIAALADKSGHRVLAHEAVERIGELFAIERAASEAGESPPERGKRRQQEARPILEALRSWCEDSLRELLPKSPTALAIGYTLKHWDALTRYLDDGAVAIDNNAAERALREIAVGRKNWLFAGSERGGEACAIVTSLIETAKAHGRDPVAYLTDVLERLPTTLNREIDALLPMSWAPRSG; via the coding sequence ATGGTCCTGGCAAGCACTGATGTCGTCCCCCGCGCTGATTACGAGGCGGCGCTGGCTCGCGCCGAGAGCGCCGAAGCGCGCCTGGCCGCCCTCGAACAGCAACTCGCCGCGCTCAAGCGCCAGCGCTTCGGCGCGTCCTCGGAGAACGCCGATCAGCTGACGATGTTCGGCAATGCCGACATCGAACTGATCGAGCAGGAGATCCGGTCCGAGCAACCGGTGACCCCGAAGAAGACCGTGACCGAGCGCCAGCGCCTGGTGCTGCCCAAGGGGCTGCCGGAAGAGCGGGTCGAAGTCGATCTGCCCGAGTCCGAGAAGGTGGCCGCCGACGGCGCGCCGCTCAAGCGGATCGGCGAGGAAGTGACGGTCAAGCTGTGCTTCAAGCCGGCGGTCTTCTTCAAGAAGCTGATCGTGCGCCCCAAGTACGCCGATCCGCGGCAGCCGGAGGCGGGCGTGCGCTGCGCCAGGCTGCCGGCGCAGCTGATCGACGGCTCACACCTGGATGCGAGCCTGGGTGCGCACCTGCTGGTGTCCAAGTACGCCGATCACCTGCCGCTGTTCCGCATCGAGGAGATCTACAGCCGCGGCGGTGTGGCGATCCCGCGCAGCACTCTGTCTGACTGGGTGATCGCGTTGTCGGGATGGCTCAAGCCCCTGGTGCTGCGGCTGCACGCGGCGCTGATGCAGCAGAAGGTGATCCATGTCGACGAGACCGTGCTGCCGCTGCAATCGGTGGGCCGCACGATCAGCGCGCGGGCCTGGGCCTATGTGGGCCGCGATCCGGCCATCGTGGTCTACGACTTCACGGTCGACAAGGCCGGCCAGCATGTGCGTGACTTCCTGCGCTCGTGGAAGGGCGGCTGGCTGCAGGCGGATGCGGCGAGCAACTACGACGAGTTGTATCGCCAGCGGCCGGAGATCCTGGAAGTCGGCTGCTGGGCCCATGCCCGGCGAAAGTTCTTTGAGATCGCCGCATTGGCCGACAAGAGCGGCCACCGCGTACTGGCGCACGAGGCGGTCGAGCGGATCGGTGAGCTGTTCGCCATCGAAAGGGCCGCGAGCGAGGCGGGAGAAAGTCCGCCGGAGCGCGGCAAACGGCGACAGCAGGAGGCACGGCCGATCCTTGAAGCACTCCGGTCCTGGTGCGAGGACAGCTTGCGCGAGCTATTGCCGAAATCGCCGACGGCACTTGCGATCGGGTACACTCTCAAGCACTGGGATGCGTTGACGCGCTATCTGGACGACGGCGCGGTCGCCATCGACAACAACGCCGCCGAGCGCGCGTTGCGAGAGATCGCCGTGGGGCGCAAGAACTGGCTGTTCGCGGGAAGCGAACGCGGCGGTGAGGCGTGCGCCATCGTCACCAGCCTGATCGAAACCGCCAAGGCGCATGGCCGTGATCCGGTGGCCTACCTGACCGATGTCCTGGAGCGCCTGCCGACGACGCTCAACCGGGAGATCGATGCGCTGCTGCCGATGAGCTGGGCACCGAGATCGGGGTAA
- a CDS encoding transposase, whose protein sequence is MTQARSLLVPANAHGVYHCVSRCVRRAWLCGRDPLTGADHEHRRQWVEDRLAQLAELYAASIWAYAVMSNHLHVVIEMHADVARDWNPDEVATRWLGLYPPEDGQYESAKAQIVANDTRLAVLRARLCSLSWFMKSLSEPIARRANVEDHCKGRFWEGRFRSQVLLDETAVLSAMAYVDLNPIRAGMTSQLEGSVHTSILKRIRAIESDPGGETLACTTVRNGRATASVPCRPELAPVLGIRGLSVTALTTTEYIELVDMTGRQWHPTKRGRITGKPPAVLARLRMDSSEWTHRVRAVKPEQGFCRVIGSESALLDKAAEIGQRWLRGLGVARSFSN, encoded by the coding sequence ATGACGCAAGCCCGCTCCCTGCTGGTCCCCGCCAACGCCCACGGCGTCTATCACTGCGTGTCCCGCTGTGTACGCCGCGCCTGGCTCTGCGGGCGGGATCCATTGACCGGCGCGGATCACGAGCATCGCCGGCAGTGGGTTGAAGATCGCCTGGCGCAGTTGGCTGAGCTGTATGCCGCCTCGATCTGGGCCTACGCGGTGATGAGCAATCACCTGCATGTCGTGATCGAGATGCATGCCGACGTCGCGCGGGACTGGAACCCGGACGAGGTCGCCACTCGCTGGCTGGGGCTCTATCCGCCGGAGGATGGTCAGTACGAATCAGCGAAGGCGCAGATCGTCGCGAACGATACCCGTCTGGCCGTGCTGCGCGCGCGGCTCTGCAGCCTATCGTGGTTCATGAAGTCGCTGAGCGAGCCCATCGCCCGGCGCGCGAATGTCGAGGACCACTGCAAGGGCCGATTCTGGGAAGGGAGGTTCCGTTCCCAAGTGCTGCTCGACGAGACCGCGGTGCTGTCGGCCATGGCCTATGTGGACCTGAACCCGATCCGCGCCGGCATGACCTCGCAACTGGAGGGGTCGGTGCACACGAGCATCCTGAAACGCATCCGAGCCATTGAGTCGGATCCGGGTGGCGAGACATTGGCATGCACGACCGTTCGCAACGGTCGCGCCACAGCCAGCGTACCGTGCCGACCTGAGCTGGCACCCGTGCTGGGTATTCGCGGCCTGTCGGTGACGGCGCTCACAACCACTGAGTACATCGAACTGGTCGACATGACCGGCCGCCAATGGCACCCCACCAAGCGTGGACGCATCACGGGAAAGCCGCCGGCCGTCCTTGCCCGCCTAAGAATGGACTCAAGCGAGTGGACCCACCGCGTGCGCGCGGTCAAGCCCGAGCAAGGCTTCTGTCGCGTGATCGGCAGCGAAAGTGCGCTCCTCGACAAAGCCGCCGAGATCGGCCAGCGCTGGCTGCGCGGCCTCGGCGTGGCTCGTTCGTTCTCGAACTGA
- the tnpB gene encoding IS66 family insertion sequence element accessory protein TnpB has translation MVGGLPVWVCADAVGFRLGIDGLALRVQASLGPQRALSSAHVFFNRGRDKVKILWYDRHGWWLMYKRLERGRFSSVTAGALSESDLRLVLEGIDLSVRRLRPVTAMRVA, from the coding sequence ATGGTCGGCGGCCTACCGGTCTGGGTATGCGCCGATGCGGTGGGTTTTCGTCTGGGCATCGACGGCCTGGCGCTGCGGGTGCAGGCCAGCCTGGGGCCGCAGCGGGCGTTGTCGAGTGCGCACGTGTTCTTCAACCGTGGGCGCGACAAGGTCAAGATCCTCTGGTACGACCGCCATGGGTGGTGGCTGATGTACAAGCGTCTGGAGCGTGGACGATTCTCGTCGGTGACGGCGGGGGCGCTGTCGGAGAGCGACCTGCGGCTGGTGCTGGAAGGGATCGATCTGTCGGTGCGCAGGCTACGCCCGGTAACCGCGATGCGGGTGGCTTGA
- a CDS encoding heavy-metal-associated domain-containing protein — MHLDVDNLSCQHCVRTVTSAIRTLDANAHVEVDLARGQVIAEGNLEPEKVIAVLFEEGYPARAVD; from the coding sequence ATGCATCTCGACGTCGACAACTTGTCCTGCCAGCACTGCGTGCGCACCGTCACCAGCGCCATCCGCACCCTCGACGCCAACGCCCACGTGGAAGTGGACCTGGCACGCGGTCAAGTCATTGCCGAGGGCAACCTCGAGCCGGAGAAAGTCATCGCCGTGCTGTTTGAGGAGGGGTACCCGGCAAGGGCGGTCGACTGA